The proteins below are encoded in one region of Mycobacterium shinjukuense:
- a CDS encoding alpha/beta fold hydrolase, protein MSQAHRILSCRGTRIHAVEDGEGPLVVLIHGFPESWYSWRHQIPALAAAGYHVVAIDQRGYGRSSKYRVNSAYRIKELVGDVLGVIDCYGADQALQKAFVVGHDWGAPVAWTFAWLHPDRCAGVVGVSVPFAGRGVIGLPGSPFGERRPNDYHLELAGPGRVWYQDYFAAQDGIITEIEEDLRGWLLGLTYTVSGEGMMAATKAAVDAGVDLESMDPIEVIRAGPLCMAQGARLKDAFVYPETMPAWFTAADLDFYTGEFERSGFGGPLSFYHNIDNDWHDLADQQGKPLTPPALFIGGEYDVGTIWGAEALERAHEVMPNYRGTHMIAGVGHWIQQEAPEETNRLLLEFLAGLRP, encoded by the coding sequence ATGTCGCAGGCTCATCGGATCTTGAGCTGCCGGGGCACCCGGATACATGCCGTGGAGGACGGCGAGGGACCGTTGGTGGTGCTCATCCACGGGTTTCCGGAGTCCTGGTACTCGTGGCGCCATCAGATTCCGGCGCTGGCGGCCGCCGGCTACCACGTGGTGGCCATCGACCAGCGTGGGTACGGACGCTCGTCGAAGTACCGCGTGAATTCCGCCTACCGCATCAAGGAATTGGTCGGCGACGTCCTCGGTGTCATCGACTGCTACGGCGCGGACCAGGCCCTGCAAAAGGCCTTTGTGGTCGGCCACGACTGGGGTGCGCCGGTGGCCTGGACCTTCGCCTGGCTGCACCCCGACAGGTGTGCCGGCGTGGTCGGGGTCAGCGTTCCGTTCGCCGGTCGCGGCGTGATCGGCCTGCCGGGCAGCCCGTTCGGCGAGCGCCGTCCCAACGACTACCACCTCGAGCTGGCCGGACCCGGAAGGGTCTGGTATCAGGACTATTTCGCGGCCCAGGACGGCATCATCACCGAGATCGAGGAAGACCTGCGGGGCTGGCTGCTCGGGCTGACCTACACGGTTTCGGGTGAGGGGATGATGGCGGCGACCAAGGCGGCCGTCGACGCGGGTGTCGACCTGGAGTCCATGGACCCGATCGAGGTGATCCGCGCCGGCCCGCTCTGCATGGCCCAAGGTGCCCGGCTCAAGGACGCGTTCGTCTATCCGGAGACCATGCCGGCCTGGTTCACCGCCGCCGATCTGGATTTCTACACCGGCGAATTCGAGCGTTCCGGCTTCGGCGGGCCGTTGAGCTTCTACCACAACATCGACAACGACTGGCACGACCTGGCCGACCAGCAAGGCAAGCCGCTCACCCCGCCCGCGCTGTTCATCGGCGGAGAGTATGACGTCGGCACCATCTGGGGCGCGGAGGCCCTCGAGCGTGCGCACGAGGTCATGCCGAACTACCGCGGCACCCACATGATCGCGGGCGTTGGGCACTGGATTCAGCAGGAGGCGCCGGAGGAGACCAACCGATTGTTGCTCGAGTTCCTGGCGGGGCTGCGGCCGTGA
- a CDS encoding 3,4-dihydroxy-2-butanone-4-phosphate synthase, producing MRTTDVRVRRAITAVAAGRPVVLTGDIDGDGYLVFAAQAATPRLVAFTVRHTAGYVRVALPGADCERLNLPPMCHRDTPYCVSVDVRGTGTGISASDRARTIAALASAESNASDFLRPGHVVPVRTGVHGVLGRWGAAEAAVDLAGLAGRRRVAALCEIVSPRRPALMARGAELVEFAVEHGLAVVSIGELAAYRRRIEPQVVRLTEATLPTWAGDSRVIGFRDVYGGGEHLAVIVGLVSAGVPVPLHVHIECLTGDVFGSRECRCGGELRGAMASMSAHGGGVVVYLRPSGPPRACGLFAGGDRAHGDLMSDTLTWILRDLGVYALRLSDDMPGFGLVMFGAIRERGITARTWVAAG from the coding sequence ATGAGAACCACCGATGTGCGGGTGCGCCGCGCGATCACCGCGGTGGCGGCCGGGCGGCCCGTCGTCCTCACCGGCGACATCGATGGTGACGGCTATCTCGTCTTCGCCGCCCAGGCCGCGACGCCGCGGCTGGTTGCCTTCACCGTCCGACACACCGCGGGGTATGTCCGCGTCGCCTTGCCCGGCGCCGACTGTGAGCGGCTGAACCTGCCACCCATGTGCCACCGCGACACCCCATACTGCGTGTCGGTCGACGTTCGCGGGACCGGCACGGGGATTTCGGCGAGCGATCGTGCCCGCACCATCGCCGCCCTGGCATCGGCCGAGTCGAACGCCTCGGATTTTCTTCGTCCGGGCCACGTGGTCCCCGTGCGGACCGGGGTGCACGGGGTGCTGGGTCGGTGGGGGGCCGCGGAGGCGGCCGTCGACCTGGCCGGCCTCGCGGGACGGAGACGCGTCGCGGCGCTGTGCGAGATCGTGTCGCCGCGCCGTCCCGCCCTGATGGCCCGGGGCGCTGAGTTGGTCGAATTCGCCGTCGAGCATGGGCTGGCGGTGGTCTCGATCGGCGAGCTGGCGGCGTATCGCCGGCGGATCGAGCCCCAGGTGGTCCGGTTGACCGAAGCGACGCTGCCCACCTGGGCTGGCGACTCGCGCGTGATCGGCTTTCGTGATGTGTACGGCGGCGGCGAGCATTTGGCAGTGATCGTGGGTTTGGTGAGTGCCGGTGTGCCCGTGCCGCTGCACGTGCACATCGAGTGTCTGACGGGCGACGTGTTCGGCTCGCGGGAATGCCGATGCGGCGGGGAGCTCCGCGGCGCGATGGCGAGCATGTCAGCCCACGGCGGCGGTGTGGTCGTGTACCTGCGGCCCTCCGGTCCGCCACGGGCCTGCGGTCTGTTCGCCGGCGGCGACCGGGCGCACGGTGATCTCATGTCGGACACCCTGACGTGGATCCTGCGCGATCTGGGGGTGTATGCGCTGCGACTCTCCGACGACATGCCAGGATTTGGCCTGGTGATGTTCGGTGCCATCCGCGAGCGCGGCATAACGGCCCGGACATGGGTGGCCGCGGGTTGA
- a CDS encoding glucose 1-dehydrogenase, protein MSYPDLAGKAAIVTGAGAGIGLAVARRLATEGCQVVCADIDGAAADTAAAEIGSGAVGYRVDVSREEQVVGMVEACTAAFGGVDKLVANAGVVHLASLIDTTVEDFDRVIGINLRGAWLCTKHAAPKMIERGGGAIVNVSSLAGHVAVGGSGAYGMSKAGISHLSRVTAAELRSSGIRSNALLPAFVDTPMQQTAMAMFDDALGEGGARAMIARLQGRMATPEEMAGIVAFLLSDEASMITGTTQIADGGSIAALW, encoded by the coding sequence ATGAGCTATCCCGACCTGGCCGGAAAGGCCGCGATCGTGACCGGCGCGGGCGCCGGGATCGGTCTGGCGGTCGCACGGCGGCTGGCCACCGAGGGCTGCCAGGTGGTGTGCGCCGACATCGACGGAGCTGCCGCCGACACCGCTGCGGCCGAAATCGGTTCTGGCGCCGTGGGTTACCGGGTTGACGTCAGTCGCGAGGAGCAGGTCGTCGGCATGGTCGAGGCCTGCACCGCCGCCTTCGGCGGCGTCGACAAGCTGGTCGCCAATGCCGGTGTCGTTCATCTGGCTTCGCTCATCGACACCACCGTCGAGGACTTCGATCGTGTCATCGGGATCAACCTGCGCGGCGCATGGCTGTGCACCAAGCATGCGGCGCCGAAGATGATCGAGCGCGGCGGGGGAGCCATCGTCAACGTGTCTTCGCTGGCCGGCCACGTCGCGGTGGGCGGCTCCGGGGCATATGGCATGTCCAAGGCCGGCATCAGCCATCTCAGCCGCGTCACCGCCGCCGAACTGCGCTCGTCGGGCATTCGCTCCAACGCCCTGCTGCCCGCATTCGTCGACACCCCGATGCAGCAGACCGCCATGGCAATGTTCGACGACGCGCTCGGCGAGGGGGGTGCCCGTGCGATGATCGCTCGCTTGCAGGGCCGCATGGCCACCCCCGAGGAGATGGCCGGCATCGTGGCGTTTCTGCTGTCCGATGAGGCGTCGATGATCACCGGAACCACCCAGATCGCAGACGGCGGTAGCATCGCCGCGTTGTGGTGA
- a CDS encoding limonene-1,2-epoxide hydrolase family protein has protein sequence MADTRAACEKLVRDFLGSWQERRLESICSGFADDAVYHNVPVEPIEGIAAIRAIFQTFLDAFSDAKLEIRTLAAEPGLVLVERVDHFTMNDGRTVALPVTGVFEIKNGKITRFSDYFDLADFERQSGMKL, from the coding sequence ATGGCCGATACCCGGGCAGCCTGCGAGAAACTCGTCCGCGACTTTCTCGGGTCCTGGCAGGAGCGCCGCCTCGAATCGATCTGCAGCGGCTTTGCCGATGACGCGGTCTACCATAACGTGCCGGTCGAACCGATCGAAGGTATAGCCGCCATCCGCGCGATTTTCCAGACGTTCCTGGACGCGTTCTCCGATGCCAAACTCGAGATCCGGACGCTGGCGGCGGAACCCGGACTGGTGCTCGTCGAGCGTGTCGACCACTTCACCATGAACGATGGCCGCACCGTGGCGCTCCCGGTGACCGGCGTATTCGAGATAAAGAACGGCAAGATCACCCGCTTCAGCGACTATTTCGACCTTGCCGACTTCGAGCGGCAGAGCGGGATGAAGCTGTAG
- a CDS encoding TetR/AcrR family transcriptional regulator, which translates to MTSVAPPVRRRPKDRKKQILEQAVGLFIDRGFHSVKLEDIAEAAGVTARALYRHYDNKQALLAEAIRTGQDQYQSARRLTDGQLEPTPRPLNVDLPDLIAAAVASRALTVLWQREARYLNDDDRAEVRRRINAIVAGIRANVLLEVPDLSPPHSELRAWAVSSTLTSLGRHNLSLPGEELKALWHQACMAAARTPVSCVLQPLDAAAGAQHDDDAEYSRYETLLAAGARLFRKKGYPAVSTSEIGKGAGIAGPGLYRSFSSKQAILDALIRRLDEWRSLESIRALRANSEAAQRLRGLVQGHVRISLDAPDLVAVAVTELSHASSEVRDGYTRNQADREAVWIDLVRKLVPETTVAEARLLVAAAISFIEDVARTWHLTRYAGIADEMTAIALSILTSRSPQRQPGSSSSSVSPA; encoded by the coding sequence ATGACATCCGTCGCCCCACCCGTTAGGCGCCGCCCCAAGGACCGCAAGAAGCAGATTCTGGAGCAGGCCGTTGGGCTCTTCATCGACCGCGGCTTCCATTCGGTCAAGTTGGAGGACATCGCCGAGGCCGCGGGTGTCACCGCGCGCGCGTTGTACCGCCACTACGACAACAAGCAGGCGTTGCTCGCCGAGGCGATCCGAACCGGCCAGGATCAGTACCAGAGCGCGCGTCGCTTGACTGACGGCCAGCTGGAGCCGACCCCGCGGCCGCTGAACGTCGATCTGCCGGACCTGATCGCGGCGGCCGTCGCCTCCCGGGCCCTGACGGTGTTGTGGCAGCGCGAGGCCCGATACCTCAACGATGACGACCGTGCGGAGGTTCGCCGCCGCATCAATGCGATCGTCGCCGGCATCCGCGCCAACGTCCTGCTGGAGGTGCCTGACCTGAGCCCGCCGCATTCGGAGCTGCGTGCCTGGGCGGTGTCGAGCACGCTGACCAGCCTGGGCCGGCACAATCTGAGCCTGCCGGGCGAAGAACTGAAAGCACTGTGGCACCAAGCCTGCATGGCGGCCGCCCGGACCCCGGTTAGCTGTGTGCTGCAGCCACTCGACGCCGCTGCTGGCGCGCAGCACGACGACGATGCCGAATATTCGCGCTACGAGACTCTGTTGGCCGCGGGTGCACGACTGTTCCGGAAGAAGGGATATCCCGCGGTCAGCACCAGCGAAATCGGGAAGGGGGCCGGAATCGCCGGCCCGGGGTTGTATCGCTCCTTTTCGTCCAAGCAGGCCATCTTGGATGCCCTCATCCGTCGCCTCGACGAGTGGCGAAGCCTCGAGAGCATCCGTGCATTGCGCGCGAATTCCGAAGCGGCGCAACGGCTACGCGGGCTTGTCCAAGGCCATGTCCGGATCAGCCTGGACGCCCCCGACCTCGTCGCTGTCGCCGTCACCGAGCTGTCGCATGCCTCCAGCGAGGTGCGCGACGGCTACACCCGGAACCAGGCCGACCGCGAGGCGGTATGGATCGATCTCGTCCGCAAGCTGGTCCCCGAGACGACCGTCGCCGAGGCCCGACTGTTGGTCGCCGCGGCCATCAGCTTCATCGAGGATGTCGCTCGCACATGGCATCTCACGCGCTATGCCGGAATTGCCGACGAGATGACCGCCATCGCGTTGTCCATCCTGACCAGCCGGTCACCCCAACGTCAACCGGGTTCGTCGTCGTCTTCGGTCTCCCCGGCCTGA
- a CDS encoding MlaE family ABC transporter permease, with translation MVIAVNEAAVTRPVSAMGDFFAMTLDTFVLMFRTPFAWREYLLQCWFVARVSTLPGVLMTIPWAVISGFLFNVLLTDIGAADFSGTGCAIFTVDQSAPIVTVLVVAGAGATAMCADLGARTIREELDALRVMGINPIQALAVPRVLAATTVSLALSSVVTATGLIGAFLCSVFLMHVSAGAWVTGLTTLTHTVDVIISMIKATLFGLMAGLIACYQGMSVGGGPAGVGRAVNETVVFAFIVLFVINIIVTAVGIPFMVS, from the coding sequence ATGGTGATCGCGGTCAACGAAGCGGCGGTCACCAGGCCGGTCAGCGCGATGGGCGACTTCTTCGCGATGACGCTGGACACATTCGTGCTGATGTTCCGGACGCCTTTCGCGTGGCGCGAATACCTGCTGCAGTGCTGGTTCGTGGCGCGGGTGTCGACGCTGCCTGGCGTGCTGATGACGATCCCGTGGGCGGTGATCTCCGGGTTCCTCTTCAACGTCCTGCTCACCGACATCGGTGCCGCGGATTTTTCCGGCACCGGCTGCGCGATCTTCACGGTGGACCAGAGCGCCCCGATCGTCACCGTCTTGGTGGTCGCGGGCGCGGGGGCCACCGCCATGTGTGCCGACCTGGGTGCGCGCACCATCCGTGAGGAACTCGACGCGCTGCGGGTCATGGGCATCAACCCGATCCAGGCGCTGGCGGTTCCCCGTGTGCTGGCGGCCACCACGGTGTCGCTGGCCCTCAGTTCGGTGGTGACGGCCACGGGTCTGATCGGCGCGTTCTTGTGCTCGGTGTTTCTCATGCACGTCTCCGCGGGTGCCTGGGTGACCGGTCTGACCACGCTGACCCACACGGTCGACGTCATCATTTCGATGATCAAGGCGACGTTGTTCGGGTTGATGGCGGGACTGATCGCCTGCTACCAGGGCATGTCGGTCGGCGGTGGCCCGGCCGGCGTCGGCAGGGCGGTGAACGAAACCGTGGTGTTCGCCTTCATCGTCTTGTTCGTGATCAACATCATCGTCACCGCCGTCGGCATCCCGTTCATGGTGTCCTGA
- a CDS encoding ABC transporter permease: MTLTKTFVGEWNRMGSQMRFYVSTLAGIPDAVMRYRGELLRVIAQMGLGTGVLAVIGGTVVIVGFLAMTTGAIVAVQGYNQFASVGVEALTGFASAFFNTREIQPGTVMVALAATVGAGATAQLGAMRINEEIDALEVIGIRSVSYLASTRVLAGVTVAVPLFCVGLMTAYLAARVGTTAIYGQGSGVYDHYFNTFLRPSDVLWSSFEVIVVALMIMLVCTYYGYTARGGPAGVGEAVGRAVRASMVVASIAIVIMTLAIYGQSPNFHLAS; the protein is encoded by the coding sequence ATGACGCTGACGAAAACGTTTGTGGGTGAGTGGAATCGGATGGGCTCGCAGATGCGGTTCTATGTCAGCACGCTGGCCGGGATTCCCGACGCCGTCATGCGCTACCGCGGCGAATTGCTGCGGGTGATCGCCCAAATGGGTTTGGGGACTGGGGTTTTGGCGGTGATCGGCGGAACGGTCGTCATCGTCGGGTTCTTGGCGATGACCACCGGTGCGATCGTGGCGGTGCAGGGCTATAACCAGTTCGCCTCCGTGGGTGTGGAGGCGCTGACCGGCTTCGCGTCCGCCTTTTTCAACACCCGCGAAATTCAGCCGGGAACCGTGATGGTCGCGCTGGCGGCCACCGTCGGGGCCGGCGCCACCGCTCAGCTGGGGGCGATGCGGATCAACGAGGAAATCGACGCGCTCGAGGTGATCGGTATCCGCAGCGTCAGCTACCTGGCCAGCACCCGGGTGCTGGCCGGAGTGACCGTCGCCGTCCCGCTGTTCTGCGTGGGGCTCATGACCGCGTATCTGGCCGCTCGCGTCGGCACCACCGCCATCTATGGGCAGGGGTCGGGGGTGTACGACCACTACTTCAACACGTTCCTGCGCCCGTCGGACGTGCTCTGGTCCTCGTTCGAGGTGATCGTGGTCGCGCTCATGATCATGCTGGTGTGCACCTACTACGGGTACACCGCGCGCGGTGGGCCGGCCGGGGTTGGCGAGGCCGTTGGCCGCGCCGTGCGGGCCTCGATGGTCGTGGCGTCGATCGCGATCGTGATCATGACGCTGGCCATCTACGGTCAGTCGCCCAACTTTCACCTGGCGAGCTAG
- a CDS encoding MCE family protein: MGHGPGRHRLHDAWWTLILLAAIGVTVLVTAVSFNGTFRSSVPVTLTADRSGLVMDTGAKVMMRGVQVGRVSHIGGDTPGTSLELEIDPDQIRHIPANVEVRISATTAFGAKFVDLVMPQTPSRARLSAGAVLHSKNVSTEINTVFENVVDLLTMIDPLKLNAVLTAVADAVRGQGERIGQATTDLNQVLAALNARSDTIRGNWRSLKNFADTYDAAAQDILTILNAASTTSATVVNHSTQLDALLLNVIGLANAGTNLLGHSRDNLVGAVDILEPTTNLLLKYNPEYTCFLQGATWYLDNGGYAAWGGADGRTLQLDVALLFGNDPYVYPDNLPLVAAKGGPGGRPGCGSLPDATTNFPVRQLVTNTGWGTGLDIRPNPGIGHPCWADYFPVTRAVPEPPSIRQCIPGPAIGPDPVAGGPP, from the coding sequence ATGGGTCACGGGCCGGGTCGACACCGTCTGCACGACGCGTGGTGGACGCTGATCCTGTTGGCGGCGATCGGGGTGACCGTCCTGGTGACGGCGGTGTCCTTCAACGGCACCTTCCGCTCGTCGGTGCCGGTAACGCTGACGGCCGACCGCTCCGGGCTGGTGATGGACACCGGCGCCAAGGTCATGATGCGCGGTGTTCAGGTCGGCCGGGTCAGCCACATCGGCGGCGACACCCCTGGGACCAGCCTCGAACTGGAGATCGACCCCGATCAGATCCGCCACATCCCGGCCAATGTCGAGGTGCGGATCAGTGCCACCACCGCGTTCGGCGCCAAGTTCGTCGACCTGGTGATGCCGCAGACCCCGAGTCGTGCCCGGCTGTCCGCTGGGGCGGTCCTGCATTCGAAGAACGTCAGCACCGAAATCAACACCGTCTTCGAAAACGTCGTCGACCTGCTCACCATGATCGATCCGCTCAAGCTGAACGCGGTGCTGACCGCGGTCGCCGACGCCGTGCGCGGACAGGGTGAGCGGATAGGCCAGGCCACCACCGACCTCAACCAGGTGCTGGCAGCGCTCAACGCGCGCAGCGACACCATCCGCGGCAACTGGCGTTCGCTGAAGAACTTCGCAGACACCTACGACGCGGCCGCCCAGGACATCCTGACAATCCTCAACGCCGCCAGCACCACCAGCGCCACCGTCGTCAACCATTCGACACAGCTGGATGCCTTGCTGCTCAACGTCATTGGCCTAGCCAACGCCGGGACCAACCTGCTCGGTCACAGCCGGGACAATCTCGTCGGCGCGGTCGACATCCTCGAGCCGACCACGAACCTGCTGCTCAAATACAACCCCGAGTACACCTGCTTCCTGCAGGGCGCCACGTGGTATCTCGACAACGGCGGCTACGCGGCGTGGGGCGGCGCCGACGGCCGCACGCTGCAACTCGACGTCGCGCTGCTGTTCGGCAACGACCCTTATGTCTATCCCGACAACCTGCCGCTGGTCGCGGCCAAGGGTGGTCCCGGCGGGCGGCCCGGGTGTGGATCACTGCCCGATGCCACCACGAACTTCCCGGTGCGCCAGCTCGTCACCAACACCGGCTGGGGGACCGGGCTCGACATTCGACCCAACCCCGGCATCGGGCATCCCTG
- a CDS encoding flavin reductase family protein, with translation MSCAFDMVPETVDHLDEVALRRAFGCFPCGVIAVCAMVDDQPVGMAASSFTSVSVAPPLVSICVQNSSTTWPRLRHRPHLGVSVLAEGHDQACMSLSRKEGDRFAEVFWSELPTGGVVIHGAGAWLDCRPHAEIPAGDHLIALLEICALRADPDTPPLVFYASRFRRLAAPTPERR, from the coding sequence GTGAGCTGCGCCTTCGACATGGTCCCGGAGACCGTCGATCATCTCGACGAGGTCGCGCTGCGGCGGGCCTTCGGCTGTTTTCCCTGCGGCGTGATCGCCGTCTGCGCGATGGTCGATGACCAGCCGGTCGGCATGGCGGCCAGCTCGTTCACGTCGGTTTCGGTTGCCCCGCCGCTGGTGTCGATCTGTGTGCAGAACTCTTCGACGACGTGGCCGAGGCTGCGCCACCGGCCACACCTGGGGGTGAGCGTGCTCGCCGAAGGCCACGACCAAGCCTGTATGAGCCTGTCGCGCAAGGAAGGTGACCGGTTCGCCGAGGTGTTCTGGAGCGAGTTGCCAACCGGGGGCGTGGTCATCCACGGGGCCGGCGCCTGGCTGGATTGCCGCCCGCACGCCGAGATCCCGGCGGGGGATCACCTGATCGCCCTGCTCGAGATCTGTGCGCTGCGGGCCGATCCGGACACGCCGCCGCTCGTCTTCTACGCCAGCCGGTTCCGCCGTCTGGCCGCGCCCACCCCGGAGCGCCGATGA